From the genome of Sphingobacterium kitahiroshimense, one region includes:
- the secDF gene encoding protein translocase subunit SecDF — protein MQGKGLIKFLVIAVSIACLYALSFTFVTRKVERDAENYAQGDMAREKSYLDSIAGEVVYNLGFAKYTYREAKAQELALGLDLKGGMNVTMEISIDELIRNLADNPKDEKFNAALTAAISKSKTSQKSLVNLFIEEYKAAGSTTPLSTYFATKDNASLIKAGDSDAQLESFLQKEADNAIQNSYKVLRTRIDKFGVASPNIQIQQGTNRILIELPGVNDEQRVRKLLQGSAKLEFYETHANQEVYPLLENINKTLSATLKVASTDDKATTDSTKKSDDLLANLGANKNTKDSAAAKLSQENPLFDVLRPAVYMGENQQMALMPGAMVGSAELKDTAKVNAFLNRPEVKSIIPGNLKLLWSVKPEAKTPNILSLYAIRPAGVDNGPVLTGDVITNARDEFNERNEPVVSMQMNSDGAREWKKITAKAAQGHQSIAIVLDNVVYSAPGVNEEIAGGNSSISGSFTVEDTKDLANVLKAGRLPTTAKIVEEAIVGPTLGQSAIDSGVNSAVIGIVLVLVFMIAYYNTAGLVANIAVLINVFFIMGVLASLNAVLTLPGIAGIVLTMGTAVDANVLIYERIREELAGGKSIRQAVADGYKHALPSILDSQITTFLVGLVLFFFGTGPILGFATTLMVGIITSLFTGIFLTRIIFEWMLERDMKIKVSFPWSAKTLQNANFQFIKKRKGLYIVSIVIVIACFASIFIKGFSQGVDFQGGRTYTIRYDKPVDLEAVRQNLDDAFQKTTEVKVFGAANQVRVTTTYHVEETSDEADKEVLTKLNDGLSKVDASNKYEILSSQKVGPSIATDMKARSIYATIFALLIIAVYILVRFRKWQYSAGAAIATVHDAIIVLGLFSILDGIVPFSLDIDQHFIAAILTVLGYSVNDTVVVFDRIREDVNKPNALNKDFGETINHAINTTLSRTVITSLTIVFVLAVLFIFGGEVIRGFSFAILIGIIVGTYSSIFLAAPAVYDLSKGKHFEEAPKKAEPVTP, from the coding sequence ATGCAAGGTAAAGGGCTGATTAAATTTTTGGTGATAGCGGTATCTATAGCATGTCTATACGCCCTATCATTCACTTTTGTAACCCGCAAAGTTGAGCGTGATGCTGAGAATTATGCACAAGGAGATATGGCACGTGAAAAATCGTACCTAGACTCTATCGCTGGCGAGGTTGTTTACAATTTAGGTTTTGCAAAATACACCTATAGAGAAGCTAAAGCACAAGAACTTGCTTTAGGACTTGATCTAAAAGGGGGTATGAACGTTACGATGGAAATCTCAATCGATGAGTTGATTCGTAACTTAGCAGATAATCCTAAAGATGAGAAATTCAATGCTGCACTTACAGCTGCTATTTCGAAAAGTAAAACAAGTCAAAAATCTCTAGTTAATTTATTCATTGAAGAATATAAAGCTGCAGGTAGTACGACTCCACTTTCAACTTATTTCGCGACTAAAGATAATGCATCTTTAATCAAAGCGGGGGACTCTGATGCACAATTGGAATCTTTTTTACAAAAAGAAGCTGATAATGCTATCCAAAACTCATACAAAGTACTTCGTACACGTATTGATAAATTTGGAGTTGCTTCTCCTAACATCCAGATTCAACAAGGTACAAATCGTATTTTGATCGAACTTCCAGGTGTTAACGATGAACAACGCGTCCGTAAATTATTACAAGGATCAGCTAAATTAGAGTTTTACGAAACTCATGCTAATCAAGAAGTGTATCCTTTATTGGAAAACATCAATAAAACTTTGTCTGCAACTTTAAAAGTTGCTTCGACAGATGATAAAGCAACAACAGATTCGACTAAAAAGTCTGATGACTTATTAGCGAACCTTGGTGCTAATAAAAACACAAAAGATAGCGCTGCTGCTAAATTGTCGCAAGAAAATCCATTATTTGATGTTTTGAGACCTGCTGTTTACATGGGTGAGAATCAACAGATGGCCTTAATGCCTGGCGCAATGGTAGGTAGTGCAGAACTTAAAGATACTGCCAAAGTAAATGCTTTTTTAAACAGACCTGAGGTTAAATCTATTATCCCTGGAAATCTAAAATTGTTATGGTCAGTAAAACCAGAAGCTAAAACACCAAATATCCTTTCTTTATATGCAATCAGACCTGCAGGGGTTGATAATGGCCCAGTATTAACTGGTGATGTTATTACCAATGCGCGTGATGAGTTTAATGAGAGAAATGAACCCGTTGTTTCCATGCAGATGAACAGCGACGGTGCTCGTGAGTGGAAAAAAATTACAGCTAAAGCAGCACAAGGTCACCAATCGATCGCTATCGTTCTTGACAATGTAGTCTATTCTGCACCTGGCGTTAATGAAGAAATCGCTGGTGGTAATTCATCTATCTCTGGTTCTTTCACAGTGGAAGATACAAAGGATTTAGCGAACGTACTAAAAGCTGGTCGCTTACCAACTACCGCTAAAATCGTTGAAGAAGCGATCGTAGGTCCTACTTTAGGACAATCGGCTATTGATTCTGGTGTGAATTCAGCAGTTATCGGTATTGTGCTTGTTCTTGTATTCATGATTGCATACTATAACACTGCAGGTTTAGTAGCAAACATTGCTGTTCTAATAAACGTATTCTTTATCATGGGGGTATTGGCATCGCTGAATGCAGTATTAACACTCCCAGGTATCGCGGGTATCGTATTAACGATGGGTACTGCGGTGGATGCCAACGTCCTAATTTACGAACGTATACGTGAAGAATTAGCCGGTGGAAAATCAATCCGTCAAGCGGTTGCAGATGGTTACAAACACGCATTACCTTCGATCTTAGATTCACAGATTACAACATTCTTAGTTGGGTTGGTATTATTCTTCTTCGGAACAGGTCCAATTTTAGGATTTGCTACTACATTAATGGTGGGTATTATCACTTCATTATTCACAGGTATATTCCTTACTCGCATTATTTTTGAGTGGATGTTAGAACGTGATATGAAAATTAAAGTTTCTTTCCCTTGGTCTGCGAAAACATTGCAAAATGCAAATTTCCAATTCATCAAGAAAAGAAAAGGCCTTTACATCGTTTCTATTGTAATTGTTATCGCTTGTTTTGCATCAATCTTTATTAAAGGCTTTAGCCAAGGTGTAGATTTTCAAGGTGGACGTACTTATACCATCCGCTATGATAAACCAGTTGATTTGGAAGCTGTGCGTCAAAACTTAGATGATGCTTTCCAGAAAACAACTGAAGTTAAAGTCTTTGGTGCTGCAAATCAAGTACGTGTAACAACAACTTACCATGTAGAAGAGACTTCTGATGAAGCAGATAAAGAAGTCTTAACTAAATTGAATGACGGATTATCGAAGGTAGATGCAAGCAACAAATATGAGATTCTTTCTTCTCAGAAAGTTGGTCCTAGTATCGCGACAGATATGAAAGCAAGATCAATTTATGCAACTATCTTTGCGTTATTAATCATTGCGGTTTATATCCTAGTGCGTTTCCGTAAATGGCAATATTCAGCAGGTGCGGCAATCGCAACTGTACATGATGCCATCATTGTATTAGGTTTGTTCTCTATTTTAGATGGTATTGTTCCATTCTCATTAGATATTGATCAGCATTTTATTGCCGCTATTCTAACGGTATTAGGTTATTCAGTGAATGATACTGTAGTGGTATTTGACCGTATCCGTGAAGATGTAAACAAACCAAATGCTTTAAATAAAGATTTTGGTGAAACGATCAACCACGCCATAAATACGACATTAAGTAGAACGGTTATTACATCATTGACGATTGTATTCGTATTAGCAGTATTATTTATTTTCGGTGGTGAAGTTATCAGAGGTTTCTCTTTCGCGATCTTAATTGGTATTATTGTAGGTACTTATTCATCTATATTCTTAGCTGCACCAGCAGTATATGATTTAAGTAAAGGAAAACACTTCGAAGAAGCTCCTAAAAAGGCAGAACCGGTAACTCCTTAG